Proteins from a single region of Ziziphus jujuba cultivar Dongzao chromosome 1, ASM3175591v1:
- the LOC132803681 gene encoding glutamate receptor 2.1-like, which translates to MVRETRILLVHVLASLGSKLFRLAKQIGMMSEGWNKTSEDINHFGLWAYDTVWALAMVAESLNPTALVSHNTSINSIEPFGLRVFESGPQLLQKLLNIKFEGLSEEFNLIRGQLKPTDYEMINVRGKLGERVIGNWSLENGIPHGLDQSVKIVRKPIILPGNTKVPPKGWVKPMFGTKLRIGIPIAPAGFKEFLKIEWDPHTDEPSFSGFSYDIFLASLDKLPFALPHKFIPFANSFKQNHGTYDKLLYQIKFKVHY; encoded by the exons ATGGTAAGGGAGACAAGGATACTACTGGTTCATGTGTTGGCTTCACTTGGCTCGAAACTGTTTAGGCTTGCAAAACAGATTGGCATGATGAGTGAAGG ATGGAATAAGACTTCAGAGGATATAAATCACTTCGGTTTGTGGGCATATGACACTGTATGGGCATTGGCTATGGTTGCTGAATCATTGAATCCAACTGCCTTGGTAAGCCACAATACTAGTATAAATAGTATTGAACCCTTTGGCCTAAGAGTGTTCGAATCAGGTCCACAGCTTCTACAAAAGTTGCTGAATATCAAATTTGAAGGCCTAAGTGAAGAGTTTAATTTGATTAGAGGGCAGTTGAAACCTACAGACTATGAAATGATCAATGTCAGAGGGAAATTAGGAGAGAGAGTTATTGGGAATTGGAGCTTGGAGAATGGAATACCTCACGGTCTAGACCAATCTGTGAAGATTGTaagaaaaccaattattttGCCTGGAAACACCAAAGTCCCACCAAAAGGTTGGGTTAAACCTATGTTTGGTACAAAATTAAGGATCGGGATTCCGATAGCACCCgctggttttaaggaatttttgAAGATAGAGTGGGATCCTCATACTGATGAGCCTTCCTTCTCAGGGTTTTCCTACGACATCTTCTTGGCTTCATTGGATAAATTGCCTTTTGCACTTCCTCACAAGTTCATTCCATTCGCAAATAGCTTCAAACAAAACCATGGGACTTATGATAAGCTTCTTTACCAGATTAAATTTAAGGTACATTATTAg